A region of Candidatus Liberibacter africanus PTSAPSY DNA encodes the following proteins:
- a CDS encoding dicarboxylate/amino acid:cation symporter: MYLKNTITLNKKQRVYLLYTSSILIGIFLGMSHNVLFNDIAEFVVNIFVRIFKFISLPLISFSLIVSLSKCSPEQGMVRLWGKTVFYTILTTLLAASIAFFTYKLISPSNIIVKPENAVHVSQISYLQYVANLIPNNIISPFLESQVISILLISGAIGIATHFITDKHIQKSTVAIFEGIHGIFLTITNWVMKMIPIALGSFIAVTILQFKKGINISGLGEYLSVIILSNLIQGMIVLPILLYIKGFNPITVFKGMSPALIVAFFSKSSAGTLPVTMKSAEENLNVSPQVSRSILPFCTSINMNGCAAFICITLIYVMQNNGVEIVFPNMFLWILVASLSAIGNAGVPMGCFFLSASLLTNMGIPISIMSMILPFYSIVDMIETTLNVWSDSCVTVIVNKGYPNSNQDKNTLIQGDDIET; this comes from the coding sequence GTGTATTTAAAAAACACAATCACCCTTAATAAAAAGCAAAGAGTCTATCTCCTATATACATCTTCTATACTGATTGGCATATTTCTAGGAATGAGTCACAATGTGTTATTCAATGATATAGCAGAATTTGTTGTCAATATTTTTGTTAGAATTTTTAAATTTATCAGTTTGCCTCTGATATCTTTCTCTTTAATCGTCAGTTTATCAAAATGTTCTCCCGAACAAGGAATGGTCCGTTTATGGGGAAAAACCGTATTTTATACTATTCTTACAACGTTATTAGCTGCATCTATTGCTTTTTTTACATATAAGCTTATTTCTCCCTCTAACATAATTGTCAAACCAGAGAATGCTGTTCATGTTAGTCAAATTAGTTATCTACAGTATGTTGCGAACTTAATTCCCAATAATATAATATCTCCATTTTTAGAAAGTCAGGTTATAAGCATTTTGTTGATTTCTGGCGCTATAGGCATTGCTACTCATTTCATAACTGATAAACATATACAAAAATCTACTGTTGCAATTTTTGAGGGAATTCACGGAATATTCCTAACAATCACTAATTGGGTTATGAAAATGATACCTATTGCTTTAGGTAGTTTTATTGCCGTCACAATTTTGCAATTTAAAAAAGGAATCAATATATCAGGTTTGGGAGAATACTTATCGGTTATAATTTTGTCTAACCTCATACAGGGGATGATTGTATTACCAATATTATTGTATATTAAAGGTTTTAATCCAATTACCGTGTTTAAAGGAATGTCCCCTGCGCTGATTGTTGCTTTTTTCTCCAAATCTTCAGCTGGTACTTTGCCTGTAACAATGAAATCTGCAGAGGAAAATCTCAATGTTTCCCCGCAAGTAAGTAGGTCTATCTTACCTTTTTGTACATCTATTAATATGAATGGTTGTGCTGCTTTCATATGCATCACACTGATTTATGTAATGCAAAATAACGGTGTAGAAATAGTGTTTCCAAACATGTTTTTATGGATTTTAGTAGCTTCTCTCTCTGCAATTGGTAATGCAGGTGTGCCAATGGGATGCTTTTTTCTCAGTGCAAGTTTATTAACAAATATGGGCATACCCATTAGTATCATGAGCATGATTTTACCTTTTTATAGTATTGTAGACATGATAGAAACGACATTAAATGTTTGGTCTGATTCTTGTGTAACTGTGATAGTGAATAAAGGTTATCCTAATTCAAATCAAGACAAGAATACCTTGATACAAGGGGATGATATTGAAACGTAA
- the ligA gene encoding NAD-dependent DNA ligase LigA — translation MKERQIIPIAELNIEQARKELSFLERDISYHDDLYYYHSEPQIPDYEYDELKKRCDAIARAFPDLARPEDPNGPLNKIGAERCGSLFKITHLLPMLSLEKVCTRDDIKKFITKTYRLFHRNVDNSIFFTLEPKIDGVAVDIRYEKGKFVSAALRGNGDDGRDVSAHILSLPSAIPLNLPSKFPDILELRCEIYITKNDFLALNDEMIALKRKPYANPRNTASAVFRCLNPTHLIRYLNLFVYGLGYTSDIFAENHYEMLQTIRDLGFPVNDKIRQTNTLKGIMSYYSEMQSIRSSLPYDIDGVVYKVDDFFLQKQLGVRKRSPRWMISHKFHGLTARTRLLDIDIQIGRTGIISPVARLEPVSLGGVIITNATLHNEDYIKGLDASGKLIREGRDIRVGDTVIVTRAGDVIPRVVDVIIDERPLDAQVFSFPSSCPICNSRVVRDLNMKTRKVVAAHRCTGGILCSAQQLEYLKHFVSLNAFDIAGLGEKQLDFFFKSEDPDISIKIPADIFTLQRRQQTATKKLENISGFGYVSVSNLYDAINKRRNISLQRFIFSLGIRCVGIEIAGSLAKYYLSYQNLEKEINNIIANANANANDAYFPLKKVPLVGDIAAQAIIEFYQNSACVHATEELLKEVTPSISNSRDKNYLVSIFKNKKIAFTGTLKTIKRHKAKEYVEQLGAVVSNTISRQTDMIIVGDNPGSKLNEASRLGVRIIDEKQFISSLEEYAETLLQAKSQLKIWRKK, via the coding sequence ATGAAAGAACGTCAGATTATTCCAATTGCTGAATTGAATATTGAACAAGCAAGAAAAGAGTTGTCTTTTCTTGAACGGGATATATCATATCATGATGATCTGTATTATTACCATTCAGAACCTCAAATACCGGATTATGAATATGACGAGTTAAAAAAACGTTGTGATGCTATTGCACGTGCTTTTCCCGATTTAGCACGCCCTGAAGATCCTAATGGGCCTCTTAATAAAATAGGAGCAGAAAGATGTGGCTCATTATTTAAAATCACTCATTTACTCCCGATGTTATCATTAGAAAAAGTTTGTACTAGAGACGATATTAAAAAGTTTATTACTAAAACTTACCGTCTTTTTCACAGGAATGTTGATAATAGCATTTTTTTTACTCTTGAGCCTAAAATTGATGGAGTAGCAGTTGATATACGATATGAAAAGGGAAAATTTGTTTCTGCTGCTTTACGTGGCAATGGTGATGACGGAAGAGATGTCAGCGCTCATATTCTATCTCTCCCTTCTGCTATTCCCTTAAATTTGCCTTCGAAATTTCCAGACATTCTAGAATTACGTTGTGAAATTTACATCACAAAAAATGATTTTCTTGCTCTTAATGATGAAATGATTGCGCTCAAACGAAAACCGTACGCTAATCCTAGAAATACAGCGTCTGCTGTATTTCGTTGTTTAAATCCTACGCATCTTATTCGATATTTAAATTTGTTTGTCTACGGGTTAGGATACACATCTGATATATTTGCAGAAAATCATTATGAAATGTTGCAAACAATTCGTGATTTAGGTTTTCCTGTCAATGATAAAATCCGACAAACGAATACTTTAAAGGGCATTATGTCGTATTATTCTGAAATGCAATCAATTCGTTCTTCGCTTCCATATGATATAGACGGAGTTGTGTATAAAGTAGACGATTTTTTTTTGCAAAAACAATTAGGAGTAAGGAAACGAAGTCCACGTTGGATGATATCTCATAAATTTCATGGATTAACAGCTCGGACTCGTCTTTTAGATATTGATATTCAAATTGGTCGTACAGGTATAATCTCTCCAGTAGCTCGTCTTGAACCTGTTAGTTTAGGGGGAGTTATTATCACCAATGCAACATTGCATAATGAAGATTATATCAAAGGATTAGATGCATCTGGTAAATTAATTCGCGAAGGAAGAGATATTCGAGTAGGTGATACAGTTATTGTTACCAGAGCAGGAGATGTTATTCCGAGAGTTGTTGATGTCATTATCGATGAAAGACCTCTTGATGCCCAAGTATTTTCTTTTCCCTCTTCTTGTCCGATCTGTAACAGTCGGGTAGTTCGTGATTTAAATATGAAAACAAGAAAAGTTGTTGCGGCTCATCGTTGTACAGGAGGAATTTTATGTTCAGCACAGCAGTTAGAATATCTCAAACATTTTGTATCGCTAAATGCTTTTGACATAGCAGGTTTAGGGGAAAAACAGCTTGATTTTTTCTTTAAATCAGAAGATCCAGATATTTCTATCAAGATCCCTGCTGATATTTTTACGTTACAGCGTCGTCAACAAACTGCAACTAAAAAGCTTGAAAATATTTCAGGATTTGGGTATGTAAGCGTATCCAATCTCTATGATGCTATTAATAAAAGACGCAATATTTCTTTGCAGAGATTTATTTTTTCTTTAGGTATTCGATGCGTTGGTATAGAGATTGCTGGGTCTTTAGCAAAGTACTATCTTTCTTATCAAAATTTAGAAAAAGAAATAAATAACATTATTGCCAATGCCAATGCCAATGCCAATGATGCTTATTTTCCTTTGAAAAAAGTTCCGTTAGTAGGGGATATAGCTGCTCAGGCTATTATAGAATTTTATCAGAATTCTGCATGTGTTCATGCTACAGAAGAACTATTAAAGGAAGTAACTCCATCAATATCTAATAGTCGTGATAAAAATTATCTCGTTTCTATTTTTAAAAATAAAAAAATAGCATTTACTGGAACTCTTAAGACCATTAAACGTCATAAAGCTAAAGAATATGTTGAACAGTTAGGCGCTGTAGTTTCTAATACTATTTCTCGTCAAACTGATATGATTATTGTTGGTGATAACCCTGGGTCAAAATTAAACGAAGCAAGTAGATTAGGTGTTCGGATAATAGATGAAAAACAGTTTATATCTTCATTAGAAGAATACGCCGAAACATTGTTACAGGCAAAGTCCCAGCTGAAGATTTGGAGAAAAAAGTAA